DNA from Methylobacterium currus:
GCCGCCCCTGCGCCCGGCCCTCGAGCAGCCCGAGCCGCCCCCGATGCCGCCCGCGCGCCCCGACACCGCGAAGGCCGATGCCGAGAAGGCCGCCGCCGCGAAGGCCAAGGCGGAGGCCGAGGCGCGCGCCGAAGCCAAGGCCGAGGCGGAGCGCGAGGCCAAGGAGGCGGCGAAGGAAGCCGCGAAGGAAGCGGCTCGCGAGGCTGCCAAGGAAGCCGCAAAGGAAGCCGCGAAGGCTGCCGCCAAGGCGGCGGCCGAGAAGGCGGCTGCGGCCGCGGCGAAAGCCGCTGCCGAGAAGGCTGCCGCCGAGAAGGCCGAGGCCGAGGCGATCCGGCGCGAGGAACTGGCCGAGGCCAAGGCCGCGGCCGAGAAGGCGGCTGCCGACAAGGCCGCCGCGAAGGCGAAGGCCGAAGCCAAGGCTCGCGCCGAGGCCGAGGCGAAGGCGCGTGCGGAAGCCAAGGCGGAGGCGGAGGCCGAGGCGAAGGCCCGTGCCGAGGCCAAGGCCCAGGCGGACGCCAAGGCGAAGGCCGAGGCCAGGGCTCAGGCCGAGGCCAAGGCGCGCGCGGAAGCCAAGGCCGAAGCGGAGGCCAAGGCCCAGGCGGAAGCCGAGGCGAAGGCCCAGGCCAAGGCGGAGGCCGACGCCAGGGCCCACGCCGCCGCGGAAGCGAAGGCGAAGGCCGAGGCCGCCGCGAAGGCCAAGGCCGTGGCGGACGCGAAGGCCAAGGCCGCCGCCGAGGCCAAGGCCCGGCGCCAGGCCGAGCTCGCCGAGAAGTTCAATTCGGGCGCGATCCGCGACGTGCTGGCGGCGCACGGACCCTCGCACGCCACCGGCGCCACCGGCCGCGAGGTGCAGCGCACCGCGGCCCTCGGCGCCGCCACCGGCACGTCGCAGCGCCTCAACCCGAGCCAGCGCGACGCCCTGGTCGGCCTGCTGCAGCAGCAGATCGAGCGCTGCTACTCCGCGCCCCCCGGCGCCGCGCAGGGCATCGTGCTGCCGCAGCTCGACATCCGCCTGAACCCCGACGGGTCCCTCACCACCGATCCGCGCATCCTGCGGGCCGGCGGCAGCGCGGTCGATCGCTCGATCGCCGAGGCCGCGGTGCGGGCTGTGCGGCGCTGCGCGCCGTTCCGCATCCCGTCCCAGTACGCCCCGTTCTACAACGATTGGCGGGTCATCAACGCGGAGTTCGAGCTGCCGCGGGCCTGACGATCCTCACGCCGCTTGCTTCACCCCACGACGGACGTCCCCTCCATGCACTCCCCCTCGCGATTGCGTCACGCGCTCGCCGCTGTCCTGTGGCTGTGCCTCGCCGCCGGCCTCGTCTCGGGCTTCCCCGACACCGCGCAGGCGCAGCTCAACCTGCGCATCGGGCCCGGCGGCGCCTTCCAGCCGATGCCGATCGCCATCGCCGACTTCTCCGGCGATCCGAGCCTCGGCCCGACCCTGTCGGGTATCGTGACCAACAACCTGAAGCGCTCCGGCTATTTCACCCCGGTCGAGAAGGCGCGCTTCCCCGAGAACCCGAATTTCGACGCCGCGCCGAATTTTTCCGCCTGGAAGGACACCGGCGTGCAGGGCCTGGTCACCGGCCGGGTCACCCGCGACGGGTCGGGCCGGCTCAAGGCCGAGTTCCGCCTGTGGGACGTGCTGTCGGGCCAGCAGATGATCGGCCAGCAATATGCGGGCGACGGCGCCAATGCGCGCCGCATGGGCCACCTGATCTCGGACGCGGTCTACACCAAGATCACCGGCATCGGCGGCTTCTTCGACA
Protein-coding regions in this window:
- the tolA gene encoding cell envelope integrity protein TolA produces the protein MFPFDRSEPGVWVSAGAHVVLIGLALFAAASHVLPQAEEGVPVEVITENQFSELTKGQRDGEAPAKSPRADRVADKQQENDPGEAKTNVPTPPTRPPEMKVANAEEMPVPPLRPALEQPEPPPMPPARPDTAKADAEKAAAAKAKAEAEARAEAKAEAEREAKEAAKEAAKEAAREAAKEAAKEAAKAAAKAAAEKAAAAAAKAAAEKAAAEKAEAEAIRREELAEAKAAAEKAAADKAAAKAKAEAKARAEAEAKARAEAKAEAEAEAKARAEAKAQADAKAKAEARAQAEAKARAEAKAEAEAKAQAEAEAKAQAKAEADARAHAAAEAKAKAEAAAKAKAVADAKAKAAAEAKARRQAELAEKFNSGAIRDVLAAHGPSHATGATGREVQRTAALGAATGTSQRLNPSQRDALVGLLQQQIERCYSAPPGAAQGIVLPQLDIRLNPDGSLTTDPRILRAGGSAVDRSIAEAAVRAVRRCAPFRIPSQYAPFYNDWRVINAEFELPRA